A single genomic interval of Adhaeribacter pallidiroseus harbors:
- a CDS encoding C40 family peptidase, which produces MLRREITRSYIFILLGVLLAMASCRSSQPTFSFGKRPSGLAVDTSQRLLEKAFLKKSRKLDRVARRLERRNARYAKTHVDRKVARVIQVARSYRGTPYRFGGTTRIGMDCSGLLCTSFKTIDVTLPRNSTDQSKFGRTVRNHEIREGDLVFFGANKFSNRITHVGMVTDVKGKEQVTFIHASTSLGVIEDNLYSNYYQKIFIKAVRPKI; this is translated from the coding sequence ATGCTGCGGAGAGAAATAACCAGATCGTATATTTTTATTTTGTTGGGAGTTTTGTTGGCCATGGCCTCTTGCCGGTCGTCCCAACCTACTTTTAGTTTTGGTAAACGCCCTTCGGGCCTGGCAGTTGATACCAGCCAGCGTTTACTGGAGAAAGCTTTTTTAAAAAAATCGCGTAAGCTGGACCGGGTAGCCCGCCGCCTGGAACGCCGGAATGCCCGTTATGCCAAGACGCACGTTGACAGAAAAGTAGCTAGAGTTATTCAGGTGGCCCGCTCCTACCGGGGCACGCCTTACCGTTTTGGTGGCACTACCCGCATTGGTATGGATTGTTCCGGTTTACTCTGTACGTCGTTCAAAACCATTGATGTAACCTTGCCCCGCAATTCCACGGACCAAAGCAAGTTTGGCCGGACGGTGCGTAATCACGAAATCCGGGAAGGAGATTTAGTCTTTTTTGGGGCTAATAAGTTCAGCAACCGCATTACCCACGTGGGCATGGTAACCGACGTAAAAGGCAAAGAACAGGTTACGTTTATTCATGCTTCTACTTCGCTGGGTGTTATCGAAGACAACCTCTATTCGAATTACTACCAAAAAATCTTTATTAAAGCCGTACGCCCAAAAATTTAA
- a CDS encoding TonB-dependent receptor produces MKIFYFRILSLLVFSIFFQKSYGQGVTTSSLTGTITDANGGELPGATIVAVHTPSGTRYGTTSLVDGRYTIPNMRVGGPYTIDITFVGYQEQRSENIFLRLGEPFVLNGRLSESGTALQEIVVSGTRNPILNAERTGASTNISRQQIETLPTINRSLQDFTRLTPQANGNSFGGASNRFNNITIDGAVNNDVFGLSSSGTPGGQASTQPISLDAIQEIQVVLAPYDVTYGNFTGGGVNAVTRSGTNDFEGSIYTFIKGENFVGRNPVSNAKYTTFLDNQYGFRLGGPIIKNKLFFFVNAERGRREAPLAFNAGENGSAITVGTAQTIRDYTLATYGYDVGGYGPVDLKRDNDKLFGRIDWNISDKHQLTIRHNYITASDDNLTRSGTSFSFGNNAYQFSNQQNISVLELRSNLSASLSNNLILGYSRIRDSREIAGSLFPQIQIRNLEGVSSNSAYFGSERSSVANELDQDIFEITDNFRYALGKHTLTFGTHNEFFNFRNLFINNVAGRWDFNTVADYLANNPLQARATYSIVPGESRPAAEFSAAQLGVYVQDVFTITPAFRLTAGVRLDVPIISDKPLNNPMVSTTFPGVQTNETPSGKLLWAPRVGFNYDVTGDRSVQIRGGAGIFTGRVPFVWLSNQFVNSGLVLGTVDVTDNNTTPLVNEVNGGRGFQPDPNQQQSVGGPVSTVEINAVSEDFRIPQVARFNLATDVQLPFGIVGTLEGIYSKTMNNVTYRDINLLPSTSTINAEYSGGADLRPRYSTAPAGKVSTAYTNAIFLDNTNKGYSYNFTAQLQKNFDFNINGMFAYTYGRSTDVNSGTNSTALSNWEFVQIVRDPNNPPLTTSYYETRHRLVGSLGYNVTYGPNKAFGTGINLFYSGFSGTPFTYVYNGDLNGDGRQGNDLLFVPASLEQINLVDVRNSAGVVTLSRDQQWQNLNAFIENDPYLREQRGKYTERNGARTPWEHHFDVRVTQDLGVLTGKYKNTLQITFDIFNVGNLINNDWGRSYFVSNQALSLISTARGVNGFNFNRTSPVGYDLSDLSSRWQGQLGIRYLFQ; encoded by the coding sequence ATGAAAATCTTTTACTTCCGAATTCTATCTCTTCTGGTTTTTTCAATTTTTTTTCAAAAAAGCTATGGTCAGGGAGTTACAACCTCTTCGTTAACCGGTACAATCACCGATGCCAACGGCGGTGAACTTCCGGGGGCTACCATTGTGGCGGTACACACGCCCTCAGGAACGCGCTATGGTACTACCAGCCTGGTAGATGGCCGTTATACCATCCCCAATATGCGGGTGGGTGGTCCTTACACCATAGATATTACTTTTGTGGGTTATCAGGAGCAGCGATCAGAAAATATCTTTTTGCGCCTTGGCGAACCATTTGTGTTAAACGGACGCTTATCAGAATCGGGCACGGCCTTGCAGGAAATAGTGGTCTCGGGTACCCGTAATCCGATTTTAAATGCCGAACGAACCGGCGCCTCTACCAACATCAGTCGTCAGCAAATAGAAACTTTGCCTACCATTAACCGGAGTTTGCAGGATTTTACCCGCTTAACCCCCCAGGCCAACGGCAATAGCTTTGGCGGTGCCAGTAACCGTTTTAATAATATCACCATCGACGGGGCGGTAAATAACGATGTTTTTGGTTTATCTAGTTCGGGTACGCCGGGGGGCCAGGCCAGCACCCAACCCATATCCTTAGATGCTATACAAGAAATTCAGGTAGTATTGGCTCCGTACGATGTTACCTATGGTAATTTTACCGGTGGAGGGGTAAATGCGGTTACGCGGTCCGGCACGAATGACTTTGAGGGCTCTATTTATACTTTTATTAAAGGTGAAAATTTTGTAGGTAGAAACCCAGTCAGTAATGCAAAATATACTACGTTCTTAGATAACCAATACGGGTTCCGTTTAGGTGGGCCCATTATTAAAAATAAGCTGTTCTTTTTTGTCAACGCCGAAAGAGGACGGCGCGAAGCGCCTTTAGCCTTTAACGCCGGTGAAAATGGATCGGCTATAACAGTTGGTACAGCGCAAACCATCCGCGATTATACTTTAGCTACTTACGGTTACGATGTGGGCGGCTACGGGCCCGTGGATTTAAAAAGAGACAACGACAAACTTTTTGGCCGCATCGATTGGAATATTTCGGATAAACACCAGTTAACCATCCGGCACAATTACATTACCGCTTCGGACGATAATTTAACCCGTTCGGGTACCAGCTTCTCGTTTGGCAACAATGCCTACCAGTTTAGTAACCAGCAAAACATTTCGGTGCTGGAGTTAAGAAGTAATTTGTCGGCTTCTTTATCTAATAATTTAATTTTGGGTTACTCCCGCATCCGCGATAGCCGTGAAATTGCCGGCAGCCTTTTCCCGCAAATCCAAATCCGGAACCTGGAAGGTGTTTCGTCCAACAGCGCTTATTTTGGTTCCGAAAGAAGCTCCGTCGCGAACGAACTCGACCAGGATATTTTTGAAATTACCGATAACTTCCGGTACGCTTTGGGCAAGCATACTCTAACTTTTGGTACGCACAACGAGTTTTTTAATTTTCGCAATTTATTTATCAACAACGTGGCCGGTCGTTGGGATTTTAATACTGTAGCCGATTATTTGGCCAATAACCCTTTACAAGCTCGCGCTACTTATTCCATTGTTCCGGGTGAAAGCCGGCCAGCTGCCGAATTTAGCGCGGCTCAGTTAGGCGTTTACGTGCAGGATGTATTTACCATTACGCCAGCCTTTCGCCTTACTGCCGGTGTGCGTTTAGATGTACCTATTATCAGCGATAAACCTTTAAATAACCCAATGGTGAGCACCACTTTTCCGGGAGTTCAAACCAATGAAACGCCCAGTGGTAAATTATTGTGGGCTCCGCGGGTTGGTTTTAACTACGACGTAACCGGCGACCGTTCGGTGCAGATTCGGGGTGGCGCAGGTATTTTTACCGGCCGGGTACCGTTTGTGTGGCTGTCGAACCAATTTGTGAACAGTGGCTTGGTGTTGGGTACGGTAGATGTTACCGATAACAATACTACTCCTTTGGTAAATGAAGTAAATGGTGGTAGAGGATTTCAGCCCGATCCGAACCAGCAGCAAAGTGTTGGGGGTCCTGTTTCCACGGTTGAAATAAACGCGGTTTCGGAAGACTTCCGGATTCCCCAAGTAGCCCGCTTTAACTTAGCGACCGATGTGCAATTACCGTTTGGCATTGTAGGAACCCTAGAAGGTATTTATTCGAAAACCATGAACAACGTTACCTACCGCGACATTAATCTGTTACCCTCCACCAGCACCATTAATGCGGAGTATTCGGGTGGAGCGGATCTGCGGCCCCGGTACAGCACCGCTCCTGCGGGTAAAGTAAGTACGGCTTATACCAACGCCATTTTTTTAGATAATACCAATAAAGGGTACAGCTATAACTTTACGGCGCAATTGCAGAAAAATTTTGATTTTAACATAAACGGCATGTTTGCTTATACTTACGGCCGCTCCACCGACGTAAACTCCGGAACCAACAGCACGGCTTTATCTAACTGGGAATTTGTGCAAATCGTCCGGGATCCCAATAATCCTCCTTTGACTACTTCGTACTACGAAACCCGCCACCGTTTAGTAGGAAGTTTGGGCTATAACGTTACCTACGGACCCAACAAAGCTTTTGGTACGGGCATTAATTTGTTTTACAGTGGCTTTTCGGGCACCCCGTTTACTTATGTATACAACGGCGACCTAAACGGCGATGGCCGGCAGGGAAACGATCTGTTGTTTGTACCGGCGTCGTTGGAACAAATTAATCTGGTAGATGTTCGGAATAGCGCGGGCGTGGTAACGTTGAGCCGCGACCAGCAATGGCAAAATTTAAACGCGTTTATCGAAAATGATCCGTACTTACGGGAACAGCGGGGCAAATATACCGAGCGGAACGGAGCCCGTACTCCCTGGGAACACCACTTTGATGTACGCGTAACCCAGGATTTAGGCGTATTAACCGGGAAGTATAAAAATACCCTGCAAATAACGTTTGATATTTTTAACGTGGGTAATTTAATTAACAATGATTGGGGACGCTCTTACTTTGTGTCGAACCAGGCGCTATCCCTTATTTCTACCGCTCGTGGCGTAAACGGCTTTAATTTTAACCGGACCAGTCCGGTCGGCTACGACTTGTCTGATTTAAGTTCAAGGTGGCAAGGCCAACTGGGTATCCGGTATTTATTCCAGTAA
- the asnB gene encoding asparagine synthase (glutamine-hydrolyzing), translating to MCGISGVYAFSDKGRNVLTKLPASTNALETRGPDSQGQFVFENVGLGHRRLSILDLTADGAQPMVDESGRYTIVYNGEIFNFQELKKKLISNGYTFFSGTDTEVLLKLYITEGRDFLKKLNGFFAFAIYDKEEDSLFIARDRMGVKPLLIYKDENHLLFASEMKSLLAFGIQRKIDFVSLYQYLQFNYIPGPASIFKGVKKLEPGHYLYIKKNRILKKAWYRIPYDRKKARKNDLSYEDQQKKLINLLDDAVQRRLIADVPLGAFLSGGIDSSVIVALASRHTKHLNTFSIGYQDEPFFDETRYAQLVAEKYKTNHTVFSLTNQDLYDHLFDVLNYTDEPFADSSALAVYILSKRTREKVTVALSGDGADELFAGYNKHMGDFKVRQGGFVAEAVTFLGPLWEMLPKSRSSAFGNRVRQFQRFAEGMSVSAKDRYYNWATLADEEEAEHILSKRVRRALIKNIYKKRKKRILEHIHQEGDLNEVLYTDMQLVLPNDMLTKVDLMSMANSLEVRTPFLDYKVVNYAFSLPQSSKIDGNMKKKIVQDAFRPMLPPELYKRPKQGFEVPLLKWFRNELRPLITDDLLSDAFIHAQDIFSVTEIRKLKEKLFSANPEDVHARIWALIVFQYWWKKWMA from the coding sequence ATGTGCGGAATATCAGGAGTATATGCTTTCAGCGACAAAGGGCGCAATGTTTTAACGAAATTACCAGCTTCCACGAATGCCCTGGAAACCCGGGGTCCCGATTCGCAGGGGCAATTTGTATTTGAAAACGTAGGCCTCGGTCACCGGCGCCTTTCAATCCTGGACTTAACGGCTGATGGCGCGCAACCCATGGTGGACGAGTCCGGGCGTTATACCATTGTTTATAACGGCGAAATCTTCAACTTTCAGGAATTAAAAAAGAAGCTGATCAGCAACGGGTATACCTTTTTTTCGGGCACTGATACCGAAGTGTTATTAAAACTGTACATTACCGAAGGCCGCGATTTTTTAAAAAAATTAAATGGTTTCTTTGCCTTTGCCATTTACGACAAAGAAGAAGATTCCTTATTTATTGCCCGCGACCGCATGGGCGTAAAACCTTTGCTGATTTATAAAGACGAAAATCATTTGCTGTTTGCCTCCGAAATGAAATCCCTGCTGGCATTTGGCATCCAGCGCAAAATTGATTTTGTATCATTGTACCAGTATTTGCAGTTTAATTATATTCCCGGACCAGCCTCGATCTTTAAAGGAGTAAAAAAACTCGAACCCGGCCACTATTTATACATCAAGAAAAACCGGATTTTAAAAAAAGCCTGGTACCGCATTCCCTACGACCGTAAGAAAGCCCGCAAAAACGATTTATCGTACGAGGATCAGCAAAAAAAATTAATTAACTTACTCGACGATGCCGTACAGCGTCGGTTAATAGCCGATGTGCCGTTAGGCGCTTTTTTAAGCGGCGGCATAGATTCATCGGTGATTGTGGCTTTAGCCAGCCGGCATACCAAGCATTTAAATACTTTTTCGATTGGTTACCAGGACGAGCCTTTTTTCGACGAAACCCGTTACGCCCAATTAGTAGCCGAAAAATATAAGACCAACCACACCGTTTTCTCGCTCACCAACCAGGATTTGTACGACCATTTGTTCGACGTACTAAACTACACCGATGAGCCTTTTGCCGATTCTTCGGCCTTAGCGGTGTATATATTAAGTAAACGCACCCGTGAAAAGGTAACCGTAGCTTTGTCCGGCGATGGTGCCGATGAATTGTTTGCGGGTTATAACAAGCACATGGGCGACTTTAAAGTGCGGCAAGGCGGTTTTGTAGCCGAAGCCGTCACTTTCCTGGGTCCGCTCTGGGAAATGCTGCCCAAGTCGCGGAGTTCCGCATTTGGTAACCGGGTCCGGCAATTTCAACGTTTTGCCGAAGGCATGTCGGTTTCGGCCAAAGACCGGTATTATAACTGGGCCACCCTCGCCGACGAAGAAGAAGCCGAGCATATATTAAGCAAGCGGGTCCGTAGGGCTTTAATTAAAAATATCTACAAAAAGCGTAAGAAACGCATTCTGGAGCATATTCATCAGGAAGGCGACCTGAACGAAGTTTTGTACACCGATATGCAGCTGGTATTACCCAACGACATGCTCACCAAAGTAGATTTAATGTCGATGGCCAACAGTTTAGAAGTACGTACACCGTTTTTAGATTATAAAGTAGTGAATTATGCGTTCAGTTTGCCGCAATCATCCAAGATAGATGGCAACATGAAGAAAAAAATCGTGCAGGATGCTTTCCGGCCCATGTTGCCGCCCGAGTTATACAAGCGACCCAAGCAGGGCTTCGAAGTACCTTTGTTAAAATGGTTCCGCAACGAACTGCGCCCTTTAATCACCGACGACTTGCTTTCCGATGCTTTTATTCACGCCCAGGATATCTTTAGTGTGACCGAAATCCGGAAATTAAAGGAAAAACTATTTTCAGCCAACCCCGAAGACGTACATGCCCGCATCTGGGCTTTAATCGTGTTTCAATACTGGTGGAAAAAATGGATGGCCTAG
- a CDS encoding UDP-glucose dehydrogenase family protein — MKIAVVGTGYVGLVTGTCLAEVGMEVTCIDIDVKKIENLKKGILPIYEPGLEEMVLRNTAQGRLHFSNDIESSIQDADVAFIAVGTPPGEDGSADLKYVLAVARSIGKYMNNYIVVVTKSTVPVGTAIKVKAAITEELALRNSYEEFDVASNPEFLKEGAAIEDFLKPDRIVVGVESPRAEEVMRRLYKPFLLNGHPIIFMDVPSAEMTKYAANSMLATKISFMNDIANLCEIMGADVNMVRRGIGSDPRIGNKFIYPGIGYGGSCFPKDVKALIKTASENGYSMQILKAVESVNENQKSVLFNKVMDHFGGDIAGKTFALWGLSFKPKTDDMREAPSLVIIEKLLAAGANVRAYDPVAMPEAKHSLGDTIVFAKDQHDALIDADALLIITEWPEFRTPNLKVLGKLMSDKVIFDGRNIYEAKEIQEAGFAYYCIGVKTNSHDVATV; from the coding sequence ATGAAAATTGCAGTTGTAGGAACAGGCTATGTAGGCCTGGTTACTGGAACCTGTCTGGCCGAAGTGGGCATGGAAGTTACCTGTATCGACATTGACGTTAAAAAAATTGAAAACCTGAAGAAAGGGATTTTACCGATCTATGAACCAGGTTTAGAAGAAATGGTGTTACGGAACACTGCCCAGGGCCGCCTGCACTTTTCAAACGACATTGAATCCAGCATCCAGGATGCCGATGTTGCCTTTATTGCGGTAGGAACTCCTCCCGGCGAAGATGGCAGCGCCGATTTAAAATATGTATTAGCCGTTGCGCGGAGCATTGGTAAATACATGAACAACTACATTGTAGTTGTTACTAAAAGTACCGTACCGGTGGGTACCGCTATTAAAGTAAAAGCCGCCATCACCGAAGAATTAGCTTTACGTAATTCTTACGAAGAATTTGATGTGGCTTCTAACCCGGAATTCCTGAAAGAAGGGGCCGCTATTGAAGACTTCCTGAAACCAGATCGTATTGTGGTTGGCGTAGAGTCGCCGCGTGCCGAAGAAGTAATGCGTCGTTTGTACAAGCCTTTCCTGTTAAATGGTCACCCGATTATTTTCATGGATGTGCCTTCGGCCGAAATGACGAAATACGCCGCTAACTCCATGTTGGCTACCAAAATTTCCTTCATGAACGACATTGCCAACCTGTGCGAAATCATGGGCGCGGATGTGAACATGGTACGCCGCGGTATCGGTAGCGATCCCCGCATTGGTAATAAGTTTATTTACCCAGGTATCGGTTACGGTGGTTCTTGCTTCCCGAAAGACGTAAAAGCTTTAATTAAAACCGCTTCGGAAAACGGTTACAGCATGCAAATTTTAAAAGCGGTTGAATCTGTTAACGAAAACCAGAAGTCCGTTTTATTTAACAAAGTAATGGACCATTTCGGTGGTGATATTGCGGGTAAAACCTTTGCTTTGTGGGGGCTTTCCTTTAAACCCAAAACCGACGATATGCGCGAAGCGCCTTCTTTGGTAATTATTGAAAAATTATTAGCCGCTGGTGCTAACGTGCGGGCTTACGATCCGGTAGCGATGCCGGAAGCCAAGCACAGCTTAGGTGACACCATTGTATTCGCCAAAGACCAGCACGATGCTTTAATTGATGCGGATGCTTTATTAATTATTACCGAGTGGCCCGAATTCCGGACACCGAACTTGAAAGTTTTAGGGAAGTTAATGAGTGACAAAGTAATTTTCGATGGCCGAAATATTTATGAAGCTAAAGAGATTCAGGAAGCAGGATTTGCGTATTATTGCATCGGCGTGAAGACAAATTCTCACGATGTAGCAACCGTATAA